The Leisingera daeponensis DSM 23529 genome includes the window ATCGGCGCGCTGCAGGGCAATGCCTTCGGCGGCGGCGTCGGCATGGCTTCGGTCTGCGATGTGGCCATCGGCGCGGATCATCTGAAGATGGGCCTGACCGAAACCAGGCTGGGGCTGATTCCCGCCACCATCGGCCCCTATGTGATTGCCCGCATGGGTGAGGCCAAGGCGCGCCGCGTGTTCATGTCGGCGCGGCTGTTCGGCGCGGCTGAGGCGGTGGAGCTGGGCCTGCTGGCCAAGGCGGTTCCGGCGGACCAGCTGGCCGAGGCCGTCGAGGCGGAGGTTTCCCCCTATCTGAACTGCGCGCCGGGGGCCGTGGCGGCCGCCAAGCAACTGGCGCGTGACCTGGGTCCAAGGCTGGATGATGCCGTGATCGACCACACGATCGAGGCGCTTGTGGAGCGCTGGGAAGGCGAGGAGGCCCGCGAGGGCATCAGCGCCTTCTTCGAGAAGCGCAAGCCCGGCTGGCAGGTCTGATAAACCGGTATTTCCGACTCACTTTTGAAGGGCGGCAGCAGCTTTCGCTGCTGCCGCTTTTCTTA containing:
- a CDS encoding crotonase/enoyl-CoA hydratase family protein, coding for MFETITLETDARGVCTLTLNRPDKHNAMSGQMLQELTLAAKRLAADDTVRVVVLTGAGKSFCAGGDLGWMRQQMDADAETRGREARVLAEMLMALNTLPKPVIGALQGNAFGGGVGMASVCDVAIGADHLKMGLTETRLGLIPATIGPYVIARMGEAKARRVFMSARLFGAAEAVELGLLAKAVPADQLAEAVEAEVSPYLNCAPGAVAAAKQLARDLGPRLDDAVIDHTIEALVERWEGEEAREGISAFFEKRKPGWQV